In the Synechococcus sp. Nb3U1 genome, one interval contains:
- a CDS encoding DNA gyrase/topoisomerase IV subunit A, which produces MTQQLTLAGLGSNSNGGPRLGQVIATDLQGEMQRSYLEYAMSVIVGRALPDVRDGLKPVHRRILYAMHELGLTPERPYRKCARVVGDVLGKYHPHGDQAVYDALVRMVQEFSSRYPLVAGHGNFGSVDDDPAAAMRYTECRLAEVSHTALLEQVGEEIVEFMPNFDGSQAEPTVLPARLPILLLNGSSGIAVGMATNIPPHNLGELVDGLLALIDNPDLEPEALLQWIPGPDFPTGGQIVDSQGIREAYLTGRGSIPMRGVAQFEEIQPGKGRHRRPAIIITEFPYQVNKAAWIEKVAELVNQDRIAGIADLRDESDRTGIRVVVELKREANPQAVLQQLYKLTPLQSNFGAILLALVNGEPQQLSLKGILQHFLAFREATLNRIFRAELQRVQRKAEEVEGMLLALADLDRVIDLLRQAPDGSTAKGQLQTHLGCTPQQADTILAMPLRRLTGLEQERLQQEHRALQARIEELQGLLDDRRKLLNYLKKELRQLKKIHADPRRTQILSAAELEAEVAQIPTGEDSEDTHFLLQFTRKGYVRRLPLPNRRSRSNPAQRELGEDGLTGLESVALHQEILVLTAPGRAFTIPIEGIPLSTGSSRGVPLLTLLPAPEPIVATWTLDPNQVDAALVLLSRQGRIKQVALADFVGLTQRGSTALKLKDDDKLGWAAIHDPRQDGCTVILATSGGRLLRLPLNGEQIPLMGRVAMGNQALRLGRKEQIVGMTLLPPEGILVLASQSGHLKRLALSEIPTMERGMVGVQAFKFASKTDALVGLVGLTPDPNRSGQPQVDLFTESERIHSFLPEEIPLQNRAGGGSPVLKSERATGLHLFWPQWLPE; this is translated from the coding sequence ATGACTCAGCAATTAACTCTCGCCGGACTGGGATCCAACTCGAACGGCGGGCCACGTCTGGGGCAGGTGATTGCCACCGATTTGCAGGGGGAGATGCAGCGCTCCTACCTAGAATATGCCATGAGCGTGATTGTGGGGCGGGCTTTGCCGGATGTGCGGGATGGCCTCAAGCCGGTGCACCGCCGCATTCTTTACGCCATGCACGAGTTGGGCCTGACGCCGGAGCGTCCCTATCGCAAGTGTGCCCGTGTGGTGGGGGATGTGCTGGGGAAATATCACCCCCACGGGGATCAGGCGGTGTATGACGCGCTGGTGCGCATGGTACAGGAGTTTTCCAGCCGTTACCCCTTGGTGGCGGGGCACGGCAACTTTGGCTCGGTGGATGACGATCCGGCGGCGGCCATGCGCTACACCGAGTGTCGGCTGGCAGAGGTGAGCCATACGGCTCTTCTGGAGCAGGTGGGGGAAGAGATCGTCGAGTTTATGCCTAATTTCGACGGATCCCAGGCGGAACCCACCGTTCTGCCCGCCCGTTTGCCGATTTTGCTTCTAAATGGCTCTTCGGGCATTGCCGTGGGCATGGCCACCAACATCCCTCCCCACAACTTGGGGGAATTGGTGGATGGCTTATTGGCGTTGATCGATAACCCCGATTTGGAGCCGGAGGCTCTGCTGCAGTGGATCCCGGGGCCAGATTTCCCCACTGGAGGCCAAATTGTCGATAGCCAGGGGATCCGCGAAGCTTACTTGACCGGACGTGGATCGATCCCGATGCGGGGGGTGGCGCAATTTGAGGAAATTCAACCGGGCAAAGGCCGGCATCGGCGGCCTGCCATCATCATCACGGAGTTTCCCTACCAGGTGAACAAAGCCGCCTGGATCGAGAAGGTGGCGGAACTGGTGAATCAGGATCGCATCGCGGGCATTGCCGATCTACGGGATGAATCGGACCGCACCGGTATTCGTGTTGTGGTAGAGCTGAAGCGGGAAGCCAACCCACAGGCGGTTCTGCAGCAGTTGTACAAACTCACCCCTCTGCAGAGCAACTTTGGGGCAATTTTGTTGGCCTTGGTCAACGGAGAACCGCAACAACTGAGCCTCAAAGGGATCCTGCAACACTTTCTGGCCTTCCGAGAAGCCACTCTGAATCGCATTTTTCGTGCCGAACTGCAGCGGGTGCAGCGCAAAGCCGAAGAGGTGGAAGGGATGTTGCTGGCCTTGGCGGATCTGGATCGGGTGATCGATTTGCTGCGCCAAGCCCCGGATGGCTCCACCGCCAAAGGACAACTGCAAACCCACCTGGGGTGTACCCCCCAGCAGGCGGATACAATTTTGGCCATGCCTCTGCGCCGCCTGACGGGATTGGAGCAGGAACGTCTGCAACAGGAACACCGCGCATTGCAGGCCCGCATCGAAGAATTACAAGGGCTACTGGATGACCGCCGTAAACTTTTGAATTACCTGAAAAAAGAGCTGCGACAGCTGAAGAAAATCCACGCGGATCCCCGGCGCACCCAGATTCTTTCCGCCGCGGAGTTGGAAGCGGAAGTGGCTCAAATTCCCACCGGCGAAGATAGCGAAGACACCCATTTCCTATTGCAATTTACCCGCAAAGGCTACGTGCGCCGCCTTCCCTTGCCCAACCGTCGCTCCCGCAGCAACCCCGCCCAACGGGAACTGGGGGAGGATGGGCTGACCGGCCTGGAGTCTGTGGCTTTGCATCAGGAAATTTTGGTGTTAACCGCCCCAGGCAGAGCCTTTACCATCCCCATCGAAGGGATCCCGCTCAGTACCGGGTCATCCCGAGGTGTACCGTTGCTGACCCTATTGCCTGCTCCGGAGCCGATTGTCGCCACCTGGACGCTGGATCCTAACCAAGTGGATGCCGCACTGGTGTTGCTCAGCCGGCAGGGACGGATCAAACAGGTGGCTTTGGCGGATTTCGTCGGCCTCACCCAACGGGGATCCACCGCCCTGAAGCTGAAAGACGACGACAAGCTAGGTTGGGCTGCCATTCACGATCCCAGACAAGACGGCTGCACGGTTATCCTGGCCACCTCAGGAGGGCGGTTGTTGCGGCTGCCCCTTAACGGCGAGCAAATTCCCCTGATGGGCCGGGTGGCGATGGGCAATCAGGCTCTACGTTTGGGCCGCAAAGAACAGATCGTCGGGATGACCCTGCTTCCTCCCGAAGGGATCCTGGTTTTAGCCAGTCAATCGGGGCACCTGAAGCGGCTGGCCCTGAGTGAGATCCCGACGATGGAGCGGGGCATGGTCGGGGTACAGGCCTTTAAGTTTGCGAGCAAAACCGATGCTTTGGTGGGACTCGTGGGCCTAACGCCAGACCCGAATCGGTCAGGGCAACCCCAGGTGGATCTCTTCACCGAGTCGGAACGGATCCACTCGTTTCTGCCGGAGGAGATCCCTTTACAAAATCGTGCTGGCGGCGGATCCCCGGTGTTGAAATCGGAGCGAGCCACCGGGCTGCACTTATTTTGGCCCCAGTGGTTACCGGAGTGA
- a CDS encoding SDR family NAD(P)-dependent oxidoreductase encodes MPSLANQVVLITGASAGIGEAVALEAAKQGARLVLAARREGVLQTVKDLVVGRGAEALIVPTDMADTSQVETLAQKALDHFGRVDILVNNAGYGQMGPVEEVDVAAMRRQFEVNVFGLHTLTRALLPQMRERGSGRILNLSSVAGQMSMPFSGVYNATKFAVEALSDALRVEVAPFGIKVILIEPGPVATEFGRVAEEAFGAVVNPNGPYKAILENTADMASSFNKMAWPVDKVVEPIMRAMTDPHPSDRYTAFTGGKVALGLMRLLPAPLADQMWRRIYKLDQLGSPESA; translated from the coding sequence ATGCCCTCGTTAGCCAATCAGGTGGTGTTGATCACCGGAGCCTCCGCCGGAATTGGGGAAGCCGTCGCTCTAGAAGCCGCCAAACAAGGGGCCCGATTGGTACTGGCGGCCCGTCGGGAAGGGGTGCTGCAAACCGTTAAAGATCTGGTGGTGGGGCGCGGGGCTGAAGCGCTAATCGTCCCAACAGATATGGCAGATACCAGCCAAGTGGAAACCCTGGCTCAAAAGGCCTTGGATCACTTTGGCCGGGTGGATATTCTGGTGAACAATGCCGGTTACGGTCAGATGGGACCGGTAGAAGAAGTGGATGTAGCGGCGATGCGGCGGCAATTTGAGGTGAATGTGTTTGGCCTGCATACCCTTACACGGGCTCTGTTGCCCCAAATGCGCGAACGAGGCAGTGGCCGCATCCTCAACCTCAGCTCTGTGGCCGGTCAGATGTCCATGCCCTTTAGTGGTGTTTACAACGCAACCAAATTTGCCGTTGAGGCTCTCAGCGATGCTCTGCGGGTGGAAGTGGCCCCTTTTGGCATCAAGGTGATCTTGATCGAGCCGGGGCCAGTGGCCACCGAGTTTGGCCGCGTGGCAGAAGAAGCCTTCGGAGCGGTCGTCAACCCCAATGGCCCCTACAAAGCGATTCTGGAAAATACCGCCGATATGGCCAGCTCTTTTAACAAGATGGCCTGGCCGGTGGACAAAGTGGTGGAGCCGATCATGAGGGCGATGACCGATCCCCACCCTTCCGATCGCTACACCGCCTTTACGGGGGGTAAAGTGGCTCTAGGTCTCATGCGGTTGTTGCCGGCGCCTTTGGCGGATCAAATGTGGCGGCGCATCTACAAGTTGGATCAGCTGGGATCCCCTGAATCGGCCTAG
- the ftsH gene encoding ATP-dependent zinc metalloprotease FtsH produces MNKPQSPQRWLIALMLGFCLWQGSGLTLHPAPAHAALASALTYDRFLRYVEEGRVTDVRLTDNNQVAEVTAVDPQTQNPTRYRVNLLPNTVPQLVERLTAQGIEVGVVPTRDGGAFWAILGNLLIPVLLLGGLFFFLRRASGGASGPGQAMNFGKSRARFQMEAKTGIKFDDVAGIEEAKEELQEVVTFLKKPERFTAVGAKIPKGVLLVGPPGTGKTLLAKAIAGEAGVPFFSLSGSEFVEMFVGVGASRVRDLFKKAKENAPCIVFIDEIDAVGRQRGAGIGGGNDEREQTLNQLLTEMDGFEGNTGIIIIAATNRPDVLDAALLRPGRFDRQVTVDRPSFKGRYEILRVHARDKKLAEDVNLEAIARRTPGFAGADLANLLNEAAILAARRQQMAITNQDIDDAIDRITIGLTKPPLLDGKSKRLIAYHECGHALLMTLLPHADPLNKVTIIPRSSGAGGFAQQLPNEEQIDSGLYSRAWLLDRVVVGFGGRAAEEIVFGYSEITTGASNDLQQNTGLVRQMVTRFGMSELGPVMLDPPNNEVFLGGGWTNRTEYSEDVASKIDRQVRQLLESCYQKAKQILMENRALLDRLADTLVERETLDGDEFRAIVAEYVPIPDKSGLPNPKLA; encoded by the coding sequence ATGAACAAGCCTCAATCCCCCCAGCGCTGGCTTATTGCCCTGATGCTTGGTTTTTGTCTCTGGCAGGGATCCGGACTGACGCTGCATCCTGCCCCCGCCCATGCAGCCTTGGCCTCTGCCCTCACTTATGATCGCTTTTTGCGCTATGTCGAGGAGGGGCGTGTTACAGATGTGCGCCTCACGGACAACAACCAGGTTGCGGAAGTTACGGCGGTAGATCCCCAAACCCAGAACCCTACCCGCTATCGGGTCAACCTGCTGCCCAATACCGTGCCCCAACTGGTGGAGCGCCTCACCGCCCAAGGGATCGAAGTGGGGGTGGTGCCTACCCGCGATGGGGGTGCCTTCTGGGCGATTCTCGGCAACCTGCTGATTCCGGTGCTGTTGTTGGGCGGCTTGTTCTTCTTCCTGCGGCGGGCCAGCGGGGGAGCCAGTGGCCCTGGGCAAGCGATGAACTTCGGCAAATCGCGGGCTCGCTTTCAGATGGAAGCCAAAACCGGCATTAAATTCGACGATGTGGCCGGGATCGAAGAAGCCAAAGAGGAGCTGCAGGAGGTGGTCACCTTCCTGAAGAAACCGGAACGCTTCACGGCAGTGGGAGCCAAAATTCCCAAGGGTGTCTTGCTGGTAGGCCCGCCAGGAACCGGCAAAACCCTCTTGGCCAAGGCGATCGCCGGGGAAGCAGGGGTACCTTTCTTCAGTCTCTCTGGCTCCGAATTTGTGGAGATGTTCGTCGGGGTGGGGGCTTCCCGGGTGCGCGACCTCTTTAAGAAAGCCAAAGAAAATGCTCCCTGTATCGTCTTCATCGACGAAATCGACGCTGTCGGTCGGCAGCGGGGGGCAGGCATCGGCGGTGGTAATGACGAGCGGGAACAAACCCTGAACCAGTTGCTCACGGAAATGGATGGCTTTGAGGGCAACACCGGTATCATCATCATTGCGGCCACCAACCGCCCCGATGTGTTGGATGCGGCTCTATTGCGTCCGGGGCGGTTTGACCGTCAGGTAACGGTGGATCGGCCCAGTTTCAAAGGGCGTTATGAGATCCTGCGGGTGCATGCCCGCGATAAGAAGCTGGCGGAGGATGTCAACCTAGAGGCGATTGCCCGCCGTACCCCTGGCTTTGCCGGTGCGGATCTGGCCAACCTGCTCAATGAAGCGGCAATCTTGGCGGCCCGTCGTCAGCAAATGGCGATTACCAACCAAGATATTGACGATGCCATCGACCGCATCACCATTGGCTTAACCAAACCTCCCCTGTTGGATGGCAAAAGCAAGCGCTTGATTGCCTACCACGAGTGTGGCCATGCCCTGCTCATGACCCTGCTGCCCCATGCGGATCCCTTGAATAAAGTGACGATCATCCCCCGCTCTAGTGGGGCCGGTGGTTTTGCTCAGCAACTGCCCAACGAAGAACAGATCGACTCTGGCCTCTACAGCCGTGCTTGGCTCTTGGATCGGGTTGTTGTGGGCTTTGGCGGTCGGGCCGCAGAAGAGATCGTCTTCGGCTACTCAGAGATCACCACGGGGGCCAGCAACGACCTGCAGCAAAATACTGGTTTGGTGCGACAGATGGTGACCCGCTTCGGTATGTCGGAGTTGGGGCCCGTTATGTTGGATCCCCCCAATAATGAAGTGTTTTTGGGCGGCGGCTGGACAAACCGTACCGAGTACTCAGAAGATGTGGCCTCCAAGATCGACCGGCAGGTGCGGCAACTGCTGGAGAGCTGCTACCAAAAAGCCAAGCAAATCCTGATGGAAAATCGGGCTTTGTTGGATCGGTTGGCGGATACGCTGGTGGAACGGGAAACCCTGGATGGGGATGAGTTCCGGGCGATCGTGGCGGAATATGTGCCTATTCCCGACAAGTCTGGGTTGCCCAATCCGAAGCTGGCCTAA
- a CDS encoding class I SAM-dependent methyltransferase: MLTSPSALPVHLYRCLSCGQEGLAQSPEREQGQPDRIYCPSCGQIYPLLASGAVDFIGNPPDLRLSLAQAIAHSPGFAWGYDRLWRPWALSLLTGESFGAEREGKLLTEWIGAANPVLDLGTAGGYWSRLILAADPQRTVMGLDNAAGVLVEAAQQARPDWHHYNLVRARAEQLPLASGAFGAVISGASLNELPLDPSLQEIARILKPGGVFVSMHSQQIQGWGQTLQQWLGATGLRFFSESELQQHLLQAGLHLERYLSFGWVAFVRAVRS, encoded by the coding sequence ATGCTCACCTCTCCTTCTGCTCTGCCTGTTCACCTCTACCGTTGTCTGAGCTGTGGGCAGGAAGGCTTAGCTCAATCACCGGAGCGCGAACAGGGCCAGCCGGATCGGATCTACTGCCCCAGTTGCGGTCAGATTTACCCACTACTGGCCTCTGGCGCTGTGGACTTTATCGGCAATCCACCGGATCTGCGCCTGAGCTTAGCCCAAGCGATTGCCCATTCCCCTGGGTTTGCTTGGGGTTACGACCGGCTGTGGCGGCCCTGGGCGCTGTCTCTGCTGACGGGGGAAAGTTTTGGCGCCGAACGGGAGGGCAAACTGCTGACGGAGTGGATAGGAGCAGCGAATCCTGTCCTGGATTTGGGCACCGCCGGGGGGTACTGGAGCCGGTTGATCTTGGCGGCAGATCCACAGCGGACGGTGATGGGCTTGGATAATGCGGCGGGGGTATTGGTAGAAGCTGCTCAACAGGCCCGACCCGATTGGCACCACTACAACCTAGTACGGGCTCGCGCCGAACAGTTGCCGCTAGCCTCCGGAGCCTTTGGGGCAGTGATCAGTGGGGCCAGCTTGAATGAGTTGCCACTGGATCCCTCTTTGCAGGAGATCGCGCGCATCTTGAAACCAGGGGGCGTGTTTGTATCTATGCATAGCCAACAGATTCAGGGATGGGGACAAACCCTACAGCAATGGCTTGGGGCAACAGGCTTGCGCTTTTTCTCAGAATCGGAGCTACAACAGCATTTGCTCCAGGCGGGGTTGCATCTGGAACGTTATCTCAGTTTTGGATGGGTGGCTTTTGTGCGGGCGGTGCGCTCCTGA
- a CDS encoding phosphoribosyltransferase: MHEISITWADYHRKIEELAVKVYESEWEFNQIVCIAKGGLRIGDTLARLFDLPLAILSASSYSGPGNRQRGVLTFSRDLAMTTANLGSEILLVDDLADSGVTLKRAVHWLKHHYGFYIEEIRTGVLWYKAASVYQPDYYVDYLPDNPWIHQPFEPYEQLTPQQLAQALRASS; encoded by the coding sequence TTGCACGAGATTTCCATCACCTGGGCTGACTACCACCGCAAAATCGAGGAGTTGGCCGTCAAAGTTTACGAAAGCGAGTGGGAGTTTAACCAAATCGTCTGTATTGCCAAAGGGGGCTTGCGAATTGGCGATACCTTGGCAAGACTCTTCGATCTGCCACTGGCAATTCTTTCTGCTTCTTCCTACTCTGGCCCTGGCAACCGCCAACGGGGAGTCTTGACCTTCTCGCGTGACTTGGCTATGACCACCGCCAATTTGGGGAGCGAGATACTGCTGGTGGATGATTTGGCGGACTCCGGTGTGACTCTCAAGCGGGCCGTCCATTGGCTCAAACATCATTACGGCTTCTACATAGAGGAAATTCGCACGGGTGTGCTGTGGTACAAAGCAGCTTCGGTGTACCAGCCGGATTACTATGTGGATTACCTGCCGGATAACCCCTGGATCCATCAGCCCTTTGAACCCTACGAGCAACTGACCCCACAACAACTGGCGCAAGCGCTCCGGGCTTCTAGTTAA
- a CDS encoding AAA family ATPase gives MADLSDFVQGIEQLIELAQKLDEKKQSGELRTEVRIQSRSLGSSIPRSGSIPPRRGSVQTATGGGDSSWSNEPQVQQASSPSASTAPSPAPTPSDGRPRLKDVGGLKEQLQILREMVEIPLKRPELLAKLGLEPPRGVLLVGSPGTGKTLTARALAESLGVNYIAIVGPEIIGKYYGEAESRLRQVFEKAAKSAPCLVFIDEIDALVPNRAAVEGEVEKRLVAQMLGLMDGFAAQKGIVVLAATNRPDAIDPALRRPGRFDREVIFKVPDREGRREILAIHTRDMPLEADVDLDNLADQTLGFVGADLRGLCQAAAYAALRRQIPDLGSAVPESLSVSAADFQLALQQVKPAVLRSVEIESPQVSWDQIGGLGQAKQILQEAVEGSLLHPELYEQAQAQAPKGVLLSGPPGTGKTLLAKAIASQAKANFIAVSGPELLSKWVGSSEQAVRELFARARQCAPCVVFIDEIDTLAPARGSYSGDSGVSDRVLGQLLSELDGIRPSQGVLLVAATNRKASLDPALTRAGRLELHLSVELPDQAGRREVLAVHNCTRPLGPDVDLGNWAERTEGWSGADLALLSNRAAIAAIRRHRAGAEVVDAKTLVIRQEDFLQAFEELHQQRQSS, from the coding sequence ATGGCGGATTTAAGCGACTTTGTGCAGGGCATTGAGCAGTTGATCGAGCTGGCTCAGAAGCTGGATGAAAAAAAACAAAGCGGGGAACTGCGAACGGAAGTGCGCATTCAAAGTCGTTCCCTCGGCAGCTCTATTCCCCGCTCTGGTTCTATTCCTCCCCGCCGCGGTAGTGTGCAAACAGCAACAGGAGGGGGGGATTCCTCCTGGAGCAATGAACCCCAAGTTCAGCAAGCTTCTTCTCCTTCCGCTTCGACGGCCCCCAGTCCAGCCCCAACCCCTTCGGATGGCAGGCCGCGCCTCAAGGATGTGGGGGGGTTGAAGGAACAACTGCAAATTCTGCGGGAGATGGTGGAGATCCCCCTGAAACGACCGGAACTGCTGGCCAAATTGGGCCTGGAGCCGCCCCGAGGGGTACTGCTAGTGGGATCCCCTGGCACTGGAAAAACCCTGACCGCCCGCGCTCTAGCCGAAAGCTTGGGGGTGAATTACATTGCCATTGTTGGCCCTGAGATCATCGGTAAATACTATGGTGAAGCAGAATCCCGCTTGCGGCAGGTGTTTGAAAAAGCCGCCAAATCAGCCCCGTGTTTGGTGTTCATTGATGAAATAGATGCCCTAGTCCCGAACCGAGCGGCGGTAGAAGGGGAGGTGGAAAAACGCTTGGTGGCGCAAATGCTGGGCTTGATGGATGGGTTTGCTGCCCAAAAGGGCATAGTGGTGCTGGCCGCTACCAATCGACCCGATGCCATCGATCCAGCGCTACGCCGTCCGGGACGCTTTGACCGGGAGGTGATCTTTAAGGTGCCAGATCGGGAGGGACGGCGGGAAATTCTGGCCATCCATACCCGCGACATGCCTCTGGAGGCGGATGTCGATCTGGATAATTTAGCGGATCAAACCCTGGGTTTCGTCGGGGCAGATTTGCGCGGTTTGTGCCAGGCGGCGGCCTATGCGGCTTTGCGGCGACAAATACCGGATCTGGGCTCTGCAGTACCGGAATCACTTTCGGTTTCGGCAGCAGATTTTCAACTGGCCTTGCAACAGGTGAAACCGGCGGTGTTGCGGTCGGTGGAGATCGAGTCGCCGCAGGTAAGTTGGGATCAGATCGGCGGATTGGGCCAAGCCAAACAGATTTTGCAAGAGGCCGTCGAGGGATCCCTGCTGCACCCAGAACTTTATGAACAGGCTCAAGCGCAAGCACCGAAAGGAGTGCTGTTGAGCGGCCCACCGGGCACAGGTAAAACCCTATTGGCCAAAGCCATTGCCTCCCAAGCCAAAGCCAACTTCATCGCGGTATCTGGCCCAGAGTTGCTCAGCAAATGGGTGGGATCCTCAGAGCAAGCGGTGCGAGAGCTGTTTGCCCGTGCCCGTCAGTGTGCTCCCTGCGTGGTGTTTATCGATGAAATTGATACCCTGGCTCCGGCGCGGGGGAGCTACTCTGGCGACAGTGGCGTCAGCGACCGGGTGTTGGGTCAACTGCTCTCGGAACTGGACGGGATCCGCCCCAGTCAGGGGGTACTGCTAGTGGCCGCCACCAACCGCAAAGCCAGTTTGGATCCCGCCCTCACCCGGGCTGGTCGGCTGGAACTACATCTGAGCGTTGAGTTACCTGACCAAGCGGGGCGGCGGGAAGTCTTGGCCGTGCACAATTGCACCCGTCCTCTGGGGCCCGATGTGGATCTGGGGAATTGGGCTGAGCGTACCGAAGGTTGGAGCGGTGCCGATCTGGCCCTTTTGAGTAACCGAGCCGCCATTGCTGCGATTCGTCGTCACCGGGCTGGAGCAGAAGTCGTAGACGCCAAGACCTTGGTGATTCGACAGGAAGACTTTTTACAAGCCTTCGAGGAACTGCACCAACAACGCCAATCCAGTTGA
- the hypB gene encoding hydrogenase nickel incorporation protein HypB, translated as MHQVLDMGINLLHANQHQADHNREHFDTWGVTCLNLMSGPGAGKTSLLEKTLAVLADQLRIAVIEGDMTTHLDAERLRRYGIPVIAINTGRACHLDAAMVAGGLHQLASLLDVRQLDLILVENVGNLVCPAEFEVGEHAKVALLSVTEGEDKPLKYPIMFRAADCLLITKVDLAPVLDVDLDRIQANIREINPSVPIFPLSAKTGEGLDLWLSWIREQMGSPSKAVPEAGVASTS; from the coding sequence ATGCATCAAGTGCTGGATATGGGGATTAACCTCCTCCACGCCAACCAACACCAGGCCGACCACAATCGGGAGCATTTCGATACTTGGGGAGTCACCTGTCTGAACCTCATGAGCGGGCCGGGGGCGGGCAAAACCTCGCTGTTGGAAAAAACCTTGGCCGTCCTCGCCGATCAACTGCGCATCGCCGTGATCGAGGGGGATATGACCACCCATCTGGATGCGGAACGGCTGCGTCGCTACGGGATCCCGGTGATTGCCATCAATACGGGGCGGGCCTGTCATTTGGATGCGGCCATGGTGGCGGGGGGCCTGCACCAATTGGCATCACTGCTGGACGTGCGGCAGCTGGATTTGATCTTGGTGGAGAATGTCGGCAACTTGGTCTGTCCGGCGGAGTTTGAGGTGGGGGAGCACGCCAAAGTCGCCCTGCTCAGTGTCACGGAAGGGGAAGACAAACCCCTCAAGTACCCGATCATGTTTCGAGCGGCGGATTGCCTGCTGATCACCAAAGTGGATCTGGCCCCCGTGTTAGACGTTGATCTGGATCGCATTCAGGCCAATATCCGCGAGATCAACCCCTCCGTGCCGATTTTTCCTCTATCGGCCAAAACGGGGGAAGGATTGGATCTCTGGCTGAGCTGGATCCGAGAGCAGATGGGCTCACCCTCAAAAGCCGTTCCAGAAGCGGGGGTGGCTTCGACTTCGTAG
- a CDS encoding phycobiliprotein lyase: protein MTVMEFFALSAGEWMSQRTSHHLAFRRSEGGKSKVQIATLAADDPAVLRICELFKVDPQRSVGAARVQWNGEQEWDNEEYKGDVVLVPIPDQSDPMRGQLLRDQGYAEKVPVAGTYVMGSDGALTLYTEYEMTESEERIWFASPNLRLRASTVKRFGGFSMASFCSEVRKLSANPTPTPEMAQAHSS from the coding sequence ATGACCGTTATGGAGTTTTTCGCCCTGAGTGCCGGGGAATGGATGAGCCAGCGTACCAGCCATCATCTTGCCTTTCGCCGCTCGGAGGGAGGCAAGTCCAAGGTACAGATCGCCACCCTTGCTGCAGACGATCCGGCAGTCTTGCGCATTTGTGAGCTGTTCAAGGTGGATCCGCAGCGATCTGTTGGGGCAGCGCGTGTGCAATGGAACGGCGAACAGGAATGGGACAACGAAGAGTACAAAGGGGATGTGGTGCTGGTGCCGATCCCCGATCAGAGCGATCCGATGCGCGGGCAACTGTTGCGGGATCAGGGCTATGCCGAGAAAGTGCCGGTGGCGGGCACCTACGTGATGGGATCCGATGGTGCTCTCACCCTCTACACCGAATATGAGATGACCGAATCGGAAGAGCGCATTTGGTTTGCCAGCCCTAACCTGCGATTGCGGGCCAGTACGGTCAAGCGGTTCGGAGGGTTCAGCATGGCCTCCTTCTGTTCAGAGGTGCGCAAACTCTCGGCTAACCCCACCCCTACTCCTGAAATGGCCCAGGCCCATTCTTCCTAG
- a CDS encoding HNH endonuclease, with protein sequence MIAATHILEQSIVVFSQNYLPISRVNIRRAIVLLLTGKAEPLSMMNVPVWKVRSPSHVIEVPEHIRLTIKGKERTWRVPPVNRREVLRRDHHSCQYCGSTNHLTLDHVVPLSKGGSHSWDNVVTACERCNQRKGNRTPEEANMPLLSHPRAPIHPTVAFAEQFWREHQNRQE encoded by the coding sequence ATGATTGCCGCTACCCACATTCTGGAACAGTCGATCGTCGTCTTCTCCCAAAACTATTTGCCCATCAGCCGAGTCAACATTAGACGTGCGATTGTGCTGCTGCTGACAGGCAAGGCGGAGCCGCTATCGATGATGAACGTACCGGTGTGGAAGGTGCGCTCCCCTAGCCATGTAATTGAGGTGCCCGAGCACATTCGTCTCACCATCAAAGGCAAAGAACGCACTTGGCGAGTGCCCCCTGTGAATCGGCGGGAAGTGTTGCGGCGGGATCACCACAGTTGCCAATACTGTGGCAGCACCAACCACCTCACCCTGGATCATGTGGTGCCCCTTTCCAAAGGGGGATCCCACAGTTGGGACAACGTGGTCACTGCCTGTGAACGCTGTAACCAACGCAAGGGCAATCGCACCCCTGAAGAAGCTAATATGCCACTCCTGAGTCATCCGCGTGCTCCCATCCATCCGACGGTGGCTTTTGCAGAACAGTTCTGGCGGGAACATCAAAACCGGCAGGAGTGA